The Fragaria vesca subsp. vesca linkage group LG2, FraVesHawaii_1.0, whole genome shotgun sequence genome includes a window with the following:
- the LOC101303588 gene encoding cysteine-rich receptor-like protein kinase 3-like: MNKMILAIIAVTHVWWLASCVGADPQINLLNEGCSQYNATSLSDFYTNLNATFLDLKAQLLNGSKHFATAQQAKGSDPVYAMTQCRNYLSSADCLSCFAAAVSQIRNCSASNGARVVYDGCFLRYESSAFFDQTTLPGNVGLCGNQTGSPATTFTAAAEELLMDLQVATSNINGFFTASKVVVSGSANTTIYGVAQCAETTSQTGCLDCLKVAYTNVQSCLPDTDGRAVDAGCFLRYSATSFFPDNQTTNITPFLKKGNSTKKAIIIGVVVGGVGLIFLVAGFLVYNRLSRKPKTIRRDILGATELQGPVNYKYKDLKSATGNFSDENKLGEGGFGDVYKATLNNGKTVAVKKLAILQTDRAMTSFENEVKLISNVHHRNLIRLLGCCSKGPELLLIFEYMANNSLDKYLFGPKRGSLNWKQRNDIILGTARGLAYLHEEFHVCIIHRDIKPSNILLDDDFQPRIADFGLARLLPEDQSHLSTRFAGTLGYTAPEYAIHGQLSEKVDTYSYGVVVLEIVSGQKGSEIKSDAMGEFLLEKAWKLYENGQHLELVDETLDPDEYKAGNVKKIVEIALMCTQSSPALRPTMSEVVVLLKSTSSWENRPLTRPVFVDSDHKRVRVDTSTSTGSSSSNATTSISQFSGR, encoded by the exons ATGAATAAGATGATATTGGCTATAATTGCAGTGACCCACGTATGGTGGTTGGCTAGTTGTGTTGGTGCAGACCCGCAGATCAATCTTTTGAACGAGGGTTGCAGCCAGTACAACGCAACAAGCTTGTCAGACTTCTATACCAATCTCAACGCCACTTTCTTGGACCTCAAGGCGCAACTACTGAACGGCAGCAAGCACTTTGCAACGGCACAACAGGCCAAGGGCTCCGACCCCGTCTACGCCATGACGCAGTGTAGGAACTACCTCTCCTCTGCAGACTGTCTATCTTGCTTTGCTGCCGCCGTCTCTCAAATCCGCAACTGCTCTGCCTCCAATGGCGCTCGCGTTGTCTACGACGGCTGCTTTCTCCG GTATGAGAGCAGTGCATTTTTTGACCAGACTACCCTTCCTGGTAATGTAGGGCTCTGTGGGAATCAAACTGGATCACCAGCTACAACCTTTACTGCAGCTGCAGAAGAACTGCTGATGGATCTACAAGTTGCTACGTCTAATATTAACGGTTTCTTCACAGCATCGAAGGTGGTAGTTAGTGGTAGTGCAAACACAACCATCTATGGTGTGGCACAATGTGCCGAGACAACTAGCCAAACTGGTTGCCTAGATTGTTTAAAGGTGGCATACACCAATGTACAGAGCTGCCTTCCTGATACAGATGGTAGGGCGGTTGATGCTGGTTGTTTCTTGAGGTACTCTGCTACTTCTTTCTTCCCAGATAACCAGACTACTAATATCACGCCTTTCTTGAAAAAGG GTAATTCAACAAAGAAGGCTATCATCATTGGAGTAGTAGTTGGAGGTGTAGGTCTTATATTCCTCGTTGCCGGATTTCTTGTCTATAATAGACTTTCAAGGAAGCCAAAGACAATTCGCAGAG ACATTTTGGGAGCAACCGAGTTGCAAGGTCCAGTGAATTATAAGTATAAGGATTTGAAGTCAGCAACAGGAAATTTTAGTGATGAAAATAAACTAGGAGAAGGAGGATTTGGGGATGTCTACAAG GCTACTCTAAACAATGGGAAAACAGTTGCAGTAAAGAAACTAGCAATACTTCAAACAGACAGGGCAATGACAAGTTTCGAAAATGAAGTCAAGCTTATAAGTAATGTGCATCACCGGAATCTAATTCGCCTTCTCGGATGTTGTAGCAAAGGACCAGAATTACTTCTGATATTTGAATACATGGCAAACAACAGTCTCGACAAATACTTATTTG GCCCGAAAAGAGGCTCTCTAAACTGGAAGCAACGGAATGATATAATCCTCGGTACAGCTAGGGGTCTAGCCTATCTACACGAAGAATTCCATGTGTGTATCATACATAGAGATATAAAACCCAGCAACATTCTTTTGGATGATGATTTTCAGCCAAGAATTGCAGATTTTGGATTGGCAAGGCTTTTACCCGAGGACCAAAGTCATCTTAGTACCCGATTTGCAGGAACATT AGGATACACAGCACCTGAATATGCAATCCATGGTCAATTGTCAGAAAAGGTGGATACCTATAGCTATGGAGTAGTAGTCCTAGAAATTGTAAGTGGACAGAAGGGCAGTGAAATCAAATCTGATGCCATGGGTGAATTTCTCCTCGAAAAG GCCTGGAAACTATATGAGAATGGCCAGCACTTGGAGTTGGTCGATGAAACATTGGATCCAGATGAATACAAAGCAGGAAATGTGAAAAAGATTGTTGAGATTGCTCTAATGTGCACTCAATCATCACCTGCTCTAAGGCCAACAATGTCTGAAGTCGTCGTTTTACTTAAAAGCACAAGCTCTTGGGAAAATAGGCCGCTTACTAGGCCTGTGTTTGTTGATTCTGACCATAAACGAGTAAGGGTGGACACATCAACTTCTACCGGTTCCTCATCATCCAATGCTACCACATCCATCTCTCAGTTTTCAGGTCGCTAA